GCCGGCCGAGGGCATGAGCAACAGGCTCTTGAAGTCGGCGACATGGCCGACGGGCGGCGCGAACACGGCGGTGGTGTGGACGGTGCGGGCGGCGGCCACCGACTGCGCGGGCGGCTGGTAGCCGAGTTCGGCCAGCCACCGGGGGGCGGACGAGTCGCGCCCGGAGGCGTCCACCACGAATTCGGCGGGTATCAGGCGCCGGGGTGTCCAGCCGTCGGGGGCCTGCCGGTCCCGGCCGCGGGCCCATACGCCGGTGACGGTGTCGTTGCCGCCCTCCCGCAGGGCGACGACCTCGTGGGCCGGCAGGAAGGCCACCTTGGGGTCGGCGCGCAGCCGGTCGCGTATCACCGAGTCGATCAGGTCGCGGCCGGCGCTCAGCATCGACAGGCCCGAGTCGAACCGGGGCAGCCAGCCGGCAGGGCCGAGCAGCAGCATGTCCTGGGGCATGCGGACGCGGACCGCTCCGGCGCGGGTGAGGTCCCGGCCGATGCCGGGGAACAGCTGCTCCAGGCCGTGCTGGGCGGTGGTGGTGAGGCTGTGCGGGTGCCGTGCCTGGGGTACGCCGCGGCGGCGCCCGGGGCCGCGTGGCAGCCAGTCGCGTTCGATGACGGTGACCCGGTCCATGAAGTTGGCCAGGGCCCGCGCCGCGGTGAGCCCGGCGAGGCTCGAGCCGATCACGACGGCGTGGCCGTGGCCGCCTGCGTCGACGGCGCGTGCGTCCAGACTCAACTCGGCTTTCCCCCCTGTGTGTTGTGGTTGCATCATGCGGTGCGGGGCCGGCCGTGCGGCAGGGTGTGTCCGGCCGGCCGGTGGGGCCGCCGGGTGGGGGCGGTGCTGTGGTGGGCGCGGCGGGGACGGCGGGTCGCCGGGGGTGTGCAGCGGCGATGTGCCTGGTGGGATGCGCCTGTCCGGCGCCGTGCGCGGGCGCCGGACGGCGCCCGTGCACGGCGCCGGTTCCGGGGCGGGGGTTCGAGCGGACGTCGAGGGATTCACGAGGAGGACTCCGGCGGCCGTCGAGGACGCGGCAGGCCGCCGGACGGGGGCCGCTGCGGCGGCGGGGCGGTGTGCGGGCGGCCGGGGCGGGGCGCGGCGGCTCGGCGGTGCCCCGAAGGCCGGTTGCGGGCGGGGCGGGAACCGGCGGGCGGGGCCGGGCCCGGCCCCGCGTCGCGGGGGCACTCCCCGCGTACCGTGCTCACCCGCCATCGGGCGGCCCGGCCGGGCCCGGGAGCAGCGGAAGAACCCGGCGGCGCCAGCCATGTTCCACCCGGTCGTCGTCGGCGGGTCATCGTCGGCGGGCGCCGCCGTGGCCTGACGGCCGGCGGGGTGGTGGCCGGTGGGGTGACGGCGGCGGACGCGACGGCCGATGGGGTGACGGCGGCGGACGCGACGGCCACTGGCGTGACGGCCGATGGCGTGAGGGCGGCGGACGCGACGGCCACTGGCGTGACGGCCGATGGGGTGACGGCGGCGGGCGCGACGGCCACTGGCGTGATGGCCGGTGGGGTGGCGGTTGGTTCGGTCATCGGTCGGCCATCAGGTGGGCCACCCGGTGGGCCAGTTCCACCGACTGGCCGTGGTTGAGCCGCGGGTCGCAGGCGCTCTCGTAGCGCAGGCCCACGTCGGCCGCGGCCACGGGGGCCAGGGTGCCGCCCGCGCATTCGGTGACGGGTGCGCCGGTGAGTTCGAGGTGCACGCCGCCGGGGTGGGTGCCGAGCGCACGGTGCACCTCGAAGAAGCCGCTGACCTCGTCCACGATCGCCTCGAAGTGGCGGGTCTTGTGGCCGCTGGGGCTCTGCACGGTGTTGCCGTGCATGGGGTCGCACACCCACACCACCGGGGCGCCGCCGGCCGTCACCTTCTCCACCAGGGGCGGCAGCACGTCGCGGACGGCCGCGGCGCCCATCCGTACGATGAAGGTGAGGCGGCCGGGTTCACGCCGGGGGTCGAGGCGGTCGGCGAGCGCGAGGGCCTCGTCGGCGGTGCTGCGCGGGCCGAGTTTGACGCCGACGGGGTTTCGGATGCGGCTGGCGAACTCCACATGGGCGCCGTCGGGCCGGCGGGTTCTCTCGCCGATCCAGACCATGTGCCCGGAGGTGGCGTAGCGGCCTGCGGTGCGGGCGTCGAAGCGGGTGAGGGCGCTCTCGTACTCCAGGAGCAGCGCCTCGTGGCTGGTGAAGAGCTGCCCGGGCGGGTCGTCCGGGCGGGCGGCCGGGCGGGTGCGCAGGTAGTTCAGGGTGGCGGCGGAGGCGTCGTACACGCGGGTGAGCCGTTGGGCGTCCGGGGTGCGGGCCTCGGCGGTGAAGCGCCGGTCGTTGACGGCGTCGCCGCGGTAGGCGGGCAGGGTCAGGGCGCCGCGGGTCTCGGTCGGGCTGGAGCGCGGTTTGGCGTACTGGCCGGCGATGCGGCCGACGGTGACGACGCGAAGGCGGGTCGCGGACGTGAGCGCCGTGGCCATCCGGCCGAGCGTGTGGAGTTTGCCGTCGAGCTGGTCGGCGGTGAGCGCGTCGAAGGTCTCCGCGCAGTCGCCGCCCTGGAGCAGGAAGGCCTCGCCCCGGGCCACGGCCGCCAGCCGCTCGCGGAGCAGGTCGCACTCGCGGGCCGCGACCAGCGGCGGGCGGGCCGTGAGCGCGTCGACCGCGGCGCGCAGGGCGGCGGGGTCGGGCCAGTCGGGCTGGTGGGCGGCGGGCCGGCTCCGCCAGGATTCGGCCTTCGGGTCGTCAGGCGGCGGGCAGGCGCCCGCGGCACCGTGAACGGCGGCAGTCACGAAAGACATGACCTCAATTCCTCAGCTGGGGTCGCCCGGGCCGGCGAGCGTCCGGCCGGCCGGTGGGCCGGCTGCCTGGGCGCGTTCCGGCCGGGTCGGGCAGGGCGGCTGGTGCGGCGTCGGTACGGCGTCGGTACGTGCGCCCGCCGGCGGGGCCCGGGGCGGGGCGGCCGGGGCGGGGCGCAGTGGCGCGGCGGTGCCCCGAAGGCCGGTTGCGGGCGGGGCGGGAACCGGCGGGCGGGCCGGGCCCGGCCCCGCGTCGCAGGGGCACTCCCCGCGTACCGTGCTCACCCGCCATCGGGTGGGGCGGCCGCGGGGGTCGGTCTGTCGGAGGGGGACACGGTCTGGCGCAGCGCGGTCTCCTTGATGAAAAGCCCCGCGACGAGGACGGCCGCGCCGGCGCCGGCGGCGGCGAGGAACGCGGCGTGGGTGCCGGCGGCGGTGGCGTGCCGGTAGGCCTCGCGCACCGGTGCCTGCAGCGCGGACAGGCTCGCCGCGTCCAGCCGGGCGTGGTCGAGCGCGGGGCGGCCGGGGGCGCGCTCGGCCATCGCGTCCAGGACACGGCTGTTGAACAGGGCGCCCATGAGGGCGACGCCGATCGAGCTGCCGAGCATGCGGAAGAGGGTGACCGCGGCCGAGGCGGCCCCGATGTCGTTCCTGTCGACGCTGTTCTGCGCGATCAGCGTCACGATCTGGACCAGGCAGCCGAGGCCGGCGCCGAGGACCGTCATGCACAGCGCGGACTGCGGCCGGGAGGTGGTGGTGTCCATCTGTGACAGCAGTACCGTCCCGGCGAGCAGCAGCCCGCCGCCCGCGACGGGAAAGATTCTGTAGCGTCCGCTGCCGGTGACGACCCGGCCCGCGAACGCGCCGACCGCGGTCATCGAGACCAGCATCGGCAGCAGCAGCAGCCCGGAGCCGGTCGCGGAGGCGCCCTGTACGGCCTGCTGGTACAGGGGCAGGAAGAGCACGGCGCCGAACAGCACGAAGCCGGTCAGGAACGCGATCACCGACATCAGCGCGTAGTTGCGGCTGCGGAAGATGTGCAGCGGCACGACCGGCACGGCGGTCCTGCTCTGGCGGACGGCGAAGGCGGCCAGGCACAGGGCGCCGCCCGCGGCCGGCGCCACGAGGGTGCCCGGGTTCCCGGCGTACGGGGCGCCGGCCCGGGTGGTGAGCAGGACGATCGCGGTGATGCCGGCCATCAGGAGCACCGCGCTCAGGTAGTCGATGCGCGCCGGGGAGCGCCGGTGGGGCAGCCGCAGCACCGACGTGGTCAGGACGAGGGCGAGCGCGCCGATCGGCAGGTTGATACAGAACGCCCAGCGCCAGCCGAGGTGGTCGGTGATCGTGCCGCCGACGAGCGGGCCGCCGATCATGGCGGCCCCCATGGTGGCGGCGAGCAGGCCCTGGTAGCGGCCCTGTTCGCGCGGGGGTACGAGCTCGCCCACGATCGCGACGGCCCCGGCCATCAGGCCGCCCGCGCCGATGCCCTGGAGGGCCCGGAACGCGATCAGCTGGCCCATGTCCTGGGCCAGGCCGCACAGCGCGGAGCCGGTGAGGAAGACGGCGGTTGCGCCGAGGAAGGCGCCTTTGCGTCCGTGCAGGTCGCCGAGTTTGCCCCAGACCGGCGTGACGGCGGCCGTGGCGAGGGTGTAGGCGGTGACCACCCAGGTCTGGTGCCGCACGCCGCCGAGGTCGCCGGCGACGGTGGGCATCGCGGTGCCCACGATCATGTTGTCGAGCTGGGAGAGGAGCATCGCGAGCAGCAGCGGGATCAGGGCGCGGCGCCTGTCACGGCGCTGTGCGCGCTGCTGGTGCGCGCTGCCCGTCGCCTCACCGGCTGTGGTGGCCACCCTCGCTCTCCCTGCTCGACTCGCCTTGTTCCATGGGCAGTTGTGTGCGCTCGTGGTCAGCAGATCTTCATCGTCGCCATCATGCCCATGGCCGAGTGGTCGAGCATGTGGCAGTGGTACACGTAGGTGCCCCGGTAGCTGTCGAAGGTCATCTGCAGCTTGACCGTCTCCCCCGGCTTGAGCACGACGGTGTCCTTCAGGCCCGACTCGGCGGGCCCGGGTGCCGCCCCGGCCCGTTCGAGGACCCGGAACTGCACCAGGTGCAGATGGAAATTGTGCGAGGCCTTGGCGTTGGCGTTGGTGACCGTCCAGATCTCACTGGCGCCGAAGCGGATGCGGGCGTCGACGCGCTCGGGGTCGTAGAGCTTCTCGTCGATGTAGGCCTTCGGGTCGACGCGTCCGTCCTCGTCCATCCTGAGCACCACCGTGCGCTCGGCGGTGGGCT
The sequence above is a segment of the Streptomyces asoensis genome. Coding sequences within it:
- a CDS encoding 3-deoxy-7-phosphoheptulonate synthase, with the translated sequence MSFVTAAVHGAAGACPPPDDPKAESWRSRPAAHQPDWPDPAALRAAVDALTARPPLVAARECDLLRERLAAVARGEAFLLQGGDCAETFDALTADQLDGKLHTLGRMATALTSATRLRVVTVGRIAGQYAKPRSSPTETRGALTLPAYRGDAVNDRRFTAEARTPDAQRLTRVYDASAATLNYLRTRPAARPDDPPGQLFTSHEALLLEYESALTRFDARTAGRYATSGHMVWIGERTRRPDGAHVEFASRIRNPVGVKLGPRSTADEALALADRLDPRREPGRLTFIVRMGAAAVRDVLPPLVEKVTAGGAPVVWVCDPMHGNTVQSPSGHKTRHFEAIVDEVSGFFEVHRALGTHPGGVHLELTGAPVTECAGGTLAPVAAADVGLRYESACDPRLNHGQSVELAHRVAHLMADR
- a CDS encoding MDR family MFS transporter; the encoded protein is MATTAGEATGSAHQQRAQRRDRRRALIPLLLAMLLSQLDNMIVGTAMPTVAGDLGGVRHQTWVVTAYTLATAAVTPVWGKLGDLHGRKGAFLGATAVFLTGSALCGLAQDMGQLIAFRALQGIGAGGLMAGAVAIVGELVPPREQGRYQGLLAATMGAAMIGGPLVGGTITDHLGWRWAFCINLPIGALALVLTTSVLRLPHRRSPARIDYLSAVLLMAGITAIVLLTTRAGAPYAGNPGTLVAPAAGGALCLAAFAVRQSRTAVPVVPLHIFRSRNYALMSVIAFLTGFVLFGAVLFLPLYQQAVQGASATGSGLLLLPMLVSMTAVGAFAGRVVTGSGRYRIFPVAGGGLLLAGTVLLSQMDTTTSRPQSALCMTVLGAGLGCLVQIVTLIAQNSVDRNDIGAASAAVTLFRMLGSSIGVALMGALFNSRVLDAMAERAPGRPALDHARLDAASLSALQAPVREAYRHATAAGTHAAFLAAAGAGAAVLVAGLFIKETALRQTVSPSDRPTPAAAPPDGG